A single Prosthecobacter debontii DNA region contains:
- the ftsH gene encoding ATP-dependent zinc metalloprotease FtsH: protein MSDDPTPKNESPNRRNQEPQFNWRGFLLLAMAVLLMGSAYMASQQTAGSQNISYKEFRDLVENDKIDKSKDLELIQQDTTTAEFIEGYAFRSAPTTSETKPVLAPAVDEKAAPGSVKFSVPVSIQYQKEELQKLMESKGLVLVPKYKNNQWSTLLVSMLPILVLLLLLYFLVRQQIKSAGRGALSFGKSKAKMLSQDRNKVTFKDVAGVEEAKEEVSELVEFLKDPKRFQKLGGKIPKGVLMVGSPGTGKTLLARAIAGEADVPFFSISGSDFVEMFVGVGASRVRDMFEQGKKNAPCLIFIDEIDAVGRHRGHGMGGGHDEREQTLNALLVEMDGFDTQEGIIIIAATNRPDVLDPALLRPGRFDRQVTVSLPDVKGREEILNVHAKRVKLNETADLSKIARGTPGFSGAELANVINEAALLAARKNLKSIGTPELEEARDKVRWGRERRSLALSEKEKENTAYHEAGHAILIEVLEHTDPLHKVTIIPRGPSLGSTMWLPEEDKFTHRKSELLDDLVVAMGGRVAEEIKFGDVTNGAMGDIRQATAIARNMVCAWGMSEKMGMVEYGEGEQAIFLARDLARNRNYSGATAQKIDEEVKRLIDEAYAKAKEILLYHRSKLDAISQALLEYETLDGSQIKEIMDHGYMINPPKDKPKPPAPPPIPKAAEPRPAAQDDENLGGLPGGLAGVPA, encoded by the coding sequence ATGTCAGACGACCCAACACCCAAAAACGAGAGCCCGAACCGGCGTAATCAAGAGCCGCAGTTCAATTGGAGGGGCTTTCTCCTCCTCGCCATGGCCGTCTTGTTGATGGGATCAGCTTACATGGCCAGCCAGCAGACTGCGGGTTCGCAAAACATCTCCTACAAGGAGTTTCGCGACCTTGTCGAAAACGATAAGATCGACAAGAGCAAAGACCTTGAGCTGATTCAGCAAGACACGACCACGGCGGAATTCATCGAAGGTTATGCCTTCCGTTCTGCCCCGACTACAAGCGAGACGAAGCCCGTCTTGGCCCCTGCCGTTGACGAAAAAGCCGCCCCAGGCTCCGTGAAGTTCAGCGTGCCAGTCAGCATCCAGTATCAGAAAGAAGAGCTGCAGAAGCTCATGGAGTCCAAAGGGCTCGTGCTGGTCCCTAAATATAAGAACAACCAGTGGAGCACCTTGCTGGTGTCCATGCTGCCTATCCTGGTGCTGTTGCTCCTGCTATACTTCCTCGTGCGCCAGCAGATCAAGAGCGCAGGTCGCGGAGCTTTGAGCTTCGGCAAAAGCAAGGCCAAGATGCTCTCCCAAGATCGCAACAAGGTCACCTTCAAGGACGTGGCCGGTGTGGAAGAAGCGAAGGAAGAAGTCAGCGAACTCGTCGAGTTCCTCAAGGATCCTAAGCGCTTCCAGAAACTGGGCGGCAAGATCCCAAAAGGTGTCTTGATGGTGGGCTCTCCTGGAACAGGGAAAACCCTCCTGGCACGTGCCATTGCCGGCGAGGCCGATGTGCCTTTCTTCAGCATCAGCGGTTCTGATTTCGTCGAAATGTTCGTCGGGGTCGGTGCCAGCCGTGTGCGTGACATGTTTGAGCAGGGCAAAAAGAATGCTCCGTGCTTGATCTTCATTGATGAGATCGATGCCGTTGGCCGCCATCGTGGTCATGGCATGGGGGGAGGTCACGATGAGCGTGAGCAGACCCTCAACGCCTTGCTCGTGGAAATGGACGGTTTCGATACCCAGGAGGGCATCATCATCATCGCCGCAACCAACCGCCCTGATGTGCTCGACCCCGCCCTGCTGCGTCCAGGCCGCTTTGACCGTCAGGTCACCGTCAGCCTGCCCGATGTCAAAGGCCGTGAGGAAATTCTCAATGTGCATGCTAAGCGTGTGAAGCTGAATGAAACGGCGGATCTCTCCAAGATCGCCCGCGGCACCCCAGGCTTCTCCGGCGCTGAATTGGCCAACGTCATCAACGAAGCTGCTCTGCTCGCAGCCCGTAAAAATCTGAAGTCCATCGGCACGCCTGAGTTGGAAGAGGCTCGTGACAAGGTCCGCTGGGGTCGTGAGCGTCGTAGCCTCGCACTCAGTGAGAAGGAAAAAGAAAACACCGCCTACCATGAAGCTGGCCACGCCATCCTCATCGAGGTGCTGGAGCATACCGATCCTCTCCATAAGGTGACCATCATTCCTCGCGGTCCATCGTTGGGCTCCACCATGTGGCTGCCTGAAGAAGACAAGTTCACCCATCGTAAGAGCGAACTCCTGGACGATCTCGTGGTCGCCATGGGGGGGCGTGTGGCTGAGGAGATCAAGTTTGGCGACGTGACCAACGGTGCCATGGGCGATATTCGTCAGGCGACCGCCATCGCTCGGAACATGGTTTGTGCCTGGGGCATGAGCGAGAAAATGGGCATGGTGGAATACGGTGAAGGTGAGCAAGCCATCTTCTTGGCTCGTGATCTGGCCCGTAACCGCAACTACAGCGGTGCCACTGCCCAGAAGATCGACGAGGAAGTGAAGCGCCTCATTGATGAAGCCTATGCCAAGGCCAAGGAAATCCTTCTGTATCACCGCTCCAAGCTGGATGCCATCTCCCAGGCTCTCCTTGAGTATGAGACGCTCGATGGCAGCCAGATCAAAGAGATCATGGATCACGGTTACATGATCAACCCGCCGAAGGATAAACCCAAACCCCCAGCACCCCCACCGATTCCTAAAGCCGCCGAGCCTCGTCCAGCAGCTCAGGACGATGAAAACCTGGGCGGCCTCCCTGGTGGTCTGGCTGGTGTGCCGGCTTGA